A genomic region of Arachis stenosperma cultivar V10309 chromosome 9, arast.V10309.gnm1.PFL2, whole genome shotgun sequence contains the following coding sequences:
- the LOC130950732 gene encoding sister chromatid cohesion protein PDS5 homolog B isoform X4, translating to MDEPLLQRLSELGIQLAHRTRPNKDFIVKSLREAVNALCNLEQSPQPQNAKEAQAAQKRESALKPLVDALCRGLLRHPDKDVRLLVAICVTEIFRVKAPEPPFEDKYLREVFKLIVNSFADLADIASPYFSKRVKLLDTVAQLRCCVIMLEIDCVDLVLEMFNIFFSVVSDDSHDSLIYSMSSIMLNLLNESEEASQQLLEVILRNLIKGKKDATSAAYQLAASVIKSCAEEDALNSLVCRYLISCIHARDAMVSELKESYHEIIFKVFQCAPQMLVAVIPSLIEELLADQVDVRIKSVNLVGKLFALSEQLVAQKYHDLFVEFLERFSDKSVDVRISALQCSKAIYVAKPYGTESDEIISAVEDRLLDFDDRVRMQAVLVACDISRSNLKLVPSTLISQATERLRDKKISVRKRALKKMIEVYQDYCTECWKGSMTISDHFEKIPCKIMLLCYDKDCKEFGSQNMEFVFADDLFPENLPVEERTKHWMHMFSLFSSQHEKALLTILTQKRRLQNEMKNYLAMRKKLKGVGSEDLHKKIEDILAEMAESFPDCHKAKEGLRSLNLSKDNKLFKSIEQLLEKQTFIVRQANQDVLLGMIGDNHPYHEFLQSIFSRCSNNIFSSEHVQYILDFLLNNQSGNNHLEDSSVDLLLVIVRIFPTMLKGLEMQFQMLLEQKSTVNDKLIEIIAKAGAHVSFNISDIYPFLKKMCLDGTRTQAKFSVSAIAAITTEQSVFLNLYEALIDPLYSQWNVPTVLQSLGCIAQHSVLTFETRGEEITSYISQKIIQMEHLDDGDSVTCLANTARCCESCQLKIYGLKTLVKSYLPYQAGHIKRNIKFLLDILSTMLYNNFDMTDTGSCENDMSRIRLAAAKAVLRLSRKWDLHITPEIFRCTILIGKDSSPFVRRTFLAKIHKLLKERKLPIRFTCAFAFGVTDGIEDVRYHSYKYIAEFIKDYGLVTRKQQSSAAHGAVAHPAYMVVYLIHVLAQNSDFPLEGCRNEKLYADFCSPLFFVLQAFTNASIVDGDLDIVNDAVLHLFSIFRAIRKAEDAIDPQTTTKLHILAEFGMFALNAINRGAISVSQAPGQILLPSSFYKLQGNSKCSESFCEEGFLCSLFATLKRCTPQAFAQKPLTKLGRKGQEAFPKSNTKISRVLDLTASKMDNLSVRAITNAKSVRQDSPPRKRSKHVLSSNCGSTGLHESMEKQNKIATKNCEKTSGTNMLLPCDSMSGKGCQPELHLVSRRSKRAAACTLEIVPASCKHTVQHFKCPETHLKDSCGVKKQDILADVSNKKSFSQCIAVVVGSKRKGQI from the exons ATGGACGAACCCTTGCTGCAACGCCTGTCCGAACtcggcattcaacttgcccaccGAACTCGTCCGAACAAGGATTTCATTGTCAAATCGCTTCGA GAAGCTGTAAATGCTTTGTGTAACTTAGAGCAGTCTCCTCAGCCGCAAAACGCTAAAGAAGCGCAGGCTGCTCAGAAACGAGAATCTGCTTTGAAGCCGCTGGTGGATGCTCTTTGTCGTGGTCTGCTTCGACATCCTGATAAAGATGTTCGGCTTTTGGTTGCTATTTGTGTCACGGAAATTTTTAGAGTCAAAGCACCAGAACCACCTTTTGAAGACAAGTATTTAAGG GAGGTTTTTAAACTCATTGTTAATTCGTTTGCGGATCTTGCTGATATTGCAAGCCCATACTTCTCAAAGAGGGTTAAACTATTGGACACTGTGGCTCAATTAAGGTGTTGTGTGATAATGCTGGAGATTGACTGCGTAGATTTGGTTCTTGAGATGTTCAATATTTTCTTCTCTGTTGTGAG CGATGATAGCCATGATAGTTTGATTTATTCCATGTCTTCTATAATGCTAAACTTGTTGAATGAGAGTGAGGAGGCTTCTCAGCAACTGTTGGAAGTGATTTTGCGAAATCTTATAAAGGGGAAAAAg GATGCAACTTCTGCTGCTTATCAACTAGCTGCATCAGTCATCAAAAGTTGTGCAGAAGAGGATGCACTGAACTCCCTAGTTTGTAGGTATCTTATATCCTGTATACATGCCCGAGATGCTATGGTCAGTGAGCTTAAAGAATCATATCATGAAATCATATTCAAGGTTTTTCAATGTGCACCTCAAATGCTAGTTGCTGTCATCCCAAGCTTAATTGAGGAATTGTTG GCTGATCAGGTTGATGTTCGGATAAAATCTGTTAATTTGGTTGGCAAGCTTTTTGCACTCTCTGAGCAGCTTGTTGCACAGAAGTATCACGATCTTTTTGTGGAGTTTTTGGAAAGATTTTCTGATAAATCTGTGGATGTAAGGATTAGTGCTCTACAGTGTTCGAAAGCTATTTATGTGGCCAAACCTTATGGGACAGAATCAGATGAAATTATCT CAGCTGTTGAAGACCGGTTGCTGGACTTTGATGACCGAGTGAGAATGCAGGCAGTTCTTGTTGCCTGTGATATTTCCAGGTCAAACCTGAAACTTGTTCCATCCACACTAATATCTCAAGCCACTGAGAGACTTCGGGATAAAAAG ATATCCGTCAGAAAGAGGGCCTTGAAGAAGATGATTGAAGTGTATCAAGATTACTGCACGGAATGTTGGAAAGGCAGCATGACAATTAGCGACCACTTTGAGAAGATTCCATGTAAAATTATGTTGCTTTGCTATGATAAAGATTGCAAGGAATTTGG GTCACAGAACATGGAATTTGTTTTTGCTGATGATTTGTTTCCTGAGAACCTTCCTGTAGAGGAGAGGACAAAGCACTGGATGCACATGTTTTCACTTTTTAGTTCTCAACATGAAAAAGCTCTGCTTACTATTTTGACTCAAAAGAGAAG GCTacaaaatgaaatgaaaaattaTCTGGCTATGAGGAAGAAATTGAAG GGAGTTGGTTCTGAAGACCTACATAAGAAGATTGAAGATATTCTTGCAGAAATGGCTGAATCCTTCCCGGATTGTCACAAGGCTAAAGAGGGCCTTCGCAGTTTAAACTTGAGTAAAGATAATAAGTTGTTTAAATCAATTGAACAACTATTGGAGAAACAGACTTTCATAGTTAGACAAGCCAACCAA GATGTTCTGCTGGGAATGATTGGAGACAACCATCCGTATCACGAATTTCTGCAATCAATCTTCTCCAGATGTTCAAATAACATTTTCAGCTCAGAGCATGTCCAGTATATCTTAGATTTTCTGTTGAATAACCAAAGTGGAAATAATCACTTGGAGGATTCTTCTGTGGATCTTCTTCTG GTTATTGTCAGAATTTTCCCTACAATGCTGAAAGGCTTGGAAATGCAGTTTCAAATGTTATTGGAACAGAAAAGTACTGTTAATGACAAGCTGATTGAGATTATAGCAAAGGCAGGAGCTCATGTTTCATTTAATATTAG TGATATTTATCCATTTCTTAAGAAAATGTGCTTGGATGGAACTCGCACACAGGCCAAATTTTCAGTCTCTGCAATAGCTGCCATAACTACTGAGCAATCAGTTTTCTTAAATTTATACGAG GCGTTGATTGATCCTTTGTATAGCCAGTGGAATGTCCCGACAGTTTTGCAGTCCCTGGGTTGTATTGCACAACACTCTGTTTTGACTTTTGAAACTAGAGGCGAAGAGATCACATCATATATAAGCCAAAAGATTATTcaa ATGGAGCACTTGGATGATGGTGATAGTGTGACATGCTTAGCTAATACTGCTCGATGTTGCGAATCTTGTCAATTAAAG ATTTATGGACTTAAAACCCTGGTAAAGAGTTATTTACCTTATCAAGCAGGCCATATCAAACGCAATATTAAGTTTTTGTTGGATATTTTGTCAACAATGCTATACAACAATTTTGATATGACTGATACAGGCTCATG CGAAAATGACATGTCTCGTATCAGATTAGCTGCAGCAAAGGCAGTTCTTCGGCTTTCTAGGAAGTGGGATTTGCATATTACTCCAGAAATTTTTCGCTGTACTATTTTGATTGGAAAG GACTCCTCGCCTTTTGTTAGGAGAACATTTCTTGCCAAAATCCACAAGTTGTTGAAGGAGCGTAAACTACCTATTAGATTCACGTGTGCATTTGCATTTGGAGTGACAGATGGCATTGAGGATGTCCGATATCAT AGCTATAAATATATTGCAGAATTTATTAAGGATTATGGTCTTGTCACTCGTAAACAACAAAGTTCTGCTGCGCATGGAGCAGTTGCACATCCTGCATACATGGTCGTCTATTTGATTCATGTCCTTGCTCAGAATAGTGACTTTCCACTGGAAGGTTGTCGGAATGAAAAATTATATGCTGACTTTTGTAG TCCGCTCTTCTTTGTCCTGCAGGCATTTACCAATGCCAGTATAGTTGATGGTGACCTGGATATTGTAAATGATGCTGTCTTGCATCTATTTAGTATTTTTCGGGCAATCAGAAAAGCTGAAGATGCCATTGATCCCCAGACCACTACT AAGCTGCACATTCTAGCTGAATTTGGGATGTTTGCTTTAAATGCAATTAATCGTGGTGCAATATCAGTATCACAAGCTCCTGGGCAGATTTTGCTTCCTTCCTCATTTTATAAA TTACAGGGCAATTCAAAATGTTCAGAGTCATTTTGCGAGGAAGGTTTTCTATGTAGTCTCTTTGCCACACTTAAACGTTGTACCCCTCAGGCATTTGCTCAGAAG CCACTTACTAAGCTTGGTCGCAAGGGGCAAGAGGCTTTCCCCAAGTCTAATACCAAAATTTCCAGGGTTCTAGATTTGACAGCTAGCAAAATGGACAATTTATCAGTGAGAGCAATAACAAATGCTAAATCTGTGAGGCAAGATTCACCCCCACGGAAAAGGAGTAAACATGTGCTTTCTTCTAATTGTGGATCAACTGGTTTGCATGAATCAATGGAGAAGCAAAACAAAATTGCAACCAAAAACTGTGAAAAGACTTCAGGGACAAACATGCTCTTGCCTTGTGATTCTATGAGCGGGAAGGGTTGTCAGCCAGAATTACATTTGGTATCCCGAAGATCTAAAAGAGCTGCTGCTTGTACATTAGAAATTGTTCCTGCAAGTTGCAAACATACTGTTCAACATTTCAAATGCCCTGAAACCCACCTCAAAGATTCCTGTGGCGTAAAG aAGCAAGATATACTGGCAGATGTTTCAAATAAAAAGAGTTTCTCCCAGTG CATTGCAGTGGTGGTTGGATCAAAGAGAAAAGGACAGATTTAG
- the LOC130950732 gene encoding sister chromatid cohesion protein PDS5 homolog B isoform X3: MDEPLLQRLSELGIQLAHRTRPNKDFIVKSLREAVNALCNLEQSPQPQNAKEAQAAQKRESALKPLVDALCRGLLRHPDKDVRLLVAICVTEIFRVKAPEPPFEDKYLREVFKLIVNSFADLADIASPYFSKRVKLLDTVAQLRCCVIMLEIDCVDLVLEMFNIFFSVVSDDSHDSLIYSMSSIMLNLLNESEEASQQLLEVILRNLIKGKKDATSAAYQLAASVIKSCAEEDALNSLVCRYLISCIHARDAMVSELKESYHEIIFKVFQCAPQMLVAVIPSLIEELLADQVDVRIKSVNLVGKLFALSEQLVAQKYHDLFVEFLERFSDKSVDVRISALQCSKAIYVAKPYGTESDEIISAVEDRLLDFDDRVRMQAVLVACDISRSNLKLVPSTLISQATERLRDKKISVRKRALKKMIEVYQDYCTECWKGSMTISDHFEKIPCKIMLLCYDKDCKEFGSQNMEFVFADDLFPENLPVEERTKHWMHMFSLFSSQHEKALLTILTQKRRLQNEMKNYLAMRKKLKGVGSEDLHKKIEDILAEMAESFPDCHKAKEGLRSLNLSKDNKLFKSIEQLLEKQTFIVRQANQDVLLGMIGDNHPYHEFLQSIFSRCSNNIFSSEHVQYILDFLLNNQSGNNHLEDSSVDLLLVIVRIFPTMLKGLEMQFQMLLEQKSTVNDKLIEIIAKAGAHVSFNISDIYPFLKKMCLDGTRTQAKFSVSAIAAITTEQSVFLNLYEALIDPLYSQWNVPTVLQSLGCIAQHSVLTFETRGEEITSYISQKIIQMEHLDDGDSVTCLANTARCCESCQLKIYGLKTLVKSYLPYQAGHIKRNIKFLLDILSTMLYNNFDMTDTGSCENDMSRIRLAAAKAVLRLSRKWDLHITPEIFRCTILIGKDSSPFVRRTFLAKIHKLLKERKLPIRFTCAFAFGVTDGIEDVRYHSYKYIAEFIKDYGLVTRKQQSSAAHGAVAHPAYMVVYLIHVLAQNSDFPLEGCRNEKLYADFCSPLFFVLQAFTNASIVDGDLDIVNDAVLHLFSIFRAIRKAEDAIDPQTTTKLHILAEFGMFALNAINRGAISVSQAPGQILLPSSFYKLQGNSKCSESFCEEGFLCSLFATLKRCTPQAFAQKPLTKLGRKGQEAFPKSNTKISRVLDLTASKMDNLSVRAITNAKSVRQDSPPRKRSKHVLSSNCGSTGLHESMEKQNKIATKNCEKTSGTNMLLPCDSMSGKGCQPELHLVSRRSKRAAACTLEIVPASCKHTVQHFKCPETHLKDSCGVKKQDILADVSNKKSFSQCSIAVVVGSKRKGQI, from the exons ATGGACGAACCCTTGCTGCAACGCCTGTCCGAACtcggcattcaacttgcccaccGAACTCGTCCGAACAAGGATTTCATTGTCAAATCGCTTCGA GAAGCTGTAAATGCTTTGTGTAACTTAGAGCAGTCTCCTCAGCCGCAAAACGCTAAAGAAGCGCAGGCTGCTCAGAAACGAGAATCTGCTTTGAAGCCGCTGGTGGATGCTCTTTGTCGTGGTCTGCTTCGACATCCTGATAAAGATGTTCGGCTTTTGGTTGCTATTTGTGTCACGGAAATTTTTAGAGTCAAAGCACCAGAACCACCTTTTGAAGACAAGTATTTAAGG GAGGTTTTTAAACTCATTGTTAATTCGTTTGCGGATCTTGCTGATATTGCAAGCCCATACTTCTCAAAGAGGGTTAAACTATTGGACACTGTGGCTCAATTAAGGTGTTGTGTGATAATGCTGGAGATTGACTGCGTAGATTTGGTTCTTGAGATGTTCAATATTTTCTTCTCTGTTGTGAG CGATGATAGCCATGATAGTTTGATTTATTCCATGTCTTCTATAATGCTAAACTTGTTGAATGAGAGTGAGGAGGCTTCTCAGCAACTGTTGGAAGTGATTTTGCGAAATCTTATAAAGGGGAAAAAg GATGCAACTTCTGCTGCTTATCAACTAGCTGCATCAGTCATCAAAAGTTGTGCAGAAGAGGATGCACTGAACTCCCTAGTTTGTAGGTATCTTATATCCTGTATACATGCCCGAGATGCTATGGTCAGTGAGCTTAAAGAATCATATCATGAAATCATATTCAAGGTTTTTCAATGTGCACCTCAAATGCTAGTTGCTGTCATCCCAAGCTTAATTGAGGAATTGTTG GCTGATCAGGTTGATGTTCGGATAAAATCTGTTAATTTGGTTGGCAAGCTTTTTGCACTCTCTGAGCAGCTTGTTGCACAGAAGTATCACGATCTTTTTGTGGAGTTTTTGGAAAGATTTTCTGATAAATCTGTGGATGTAAGGATTAGTGCTCTACAGTGTTCGAAAGCTATTTATGTGGCCAAACCTTATGGGACAGAATCAGATGAAATTATCT CAGCTGTTGAAGACCGGTTGCTGGACTTTGATGACCGAGTGAGAATGCAGGCAGTTCTTGTTGCCTGTGATATTTCCAGGTCAAACCTGAAACTTGTTCCATCCACACTAATATCTCAAGCCACTGAGAGACTTCGGGATAAAAAG ATATCCGTCAGAAAGAGGGCCTTGAAGAAGATGATTGAAGTGTATCAAGATTACTGCACGGAATGTTGGAAAGGCAGCATGACAATTAGCGACCACTTTGAGAAGATTCCATGTAAAATTATGTTGCTTTGCTATGATAAAGATTGCAAGGAATTTGG GTCACAGAACATGGAATTTGTTTTTGCTGATGATTTGTTTCCTGAGAACCTTCCTGTAGAGGAGAGGACAAAGCACTGGATGCACATGTTTTCACTTTTTAGTTCTCAACATGAAAAAGCTCTGCTTACTATTTTGACTCAAAAGAGAAG GCTacaaaatgaaatgaaaaattaTCTGGCTATGAGGAAGAAATTGAAG GGAGTTGGTTCTGAAGACCTACATAAGAAGATTGAAGATATTCTTGCAGAAATGGCTGAATCCTTCCCGGATTGTCACAAGGCTAAAGAGGGCCTTCGCAGTTTAAACTTGAGTAAAGATAATAAGTTGTTTAAATCAATTGAACAACTATTGGAGAAACAGACTTTCATAGTTAGACAAGCCAACCAA GATGTTCTGCTGGGAATGATTGGAGACAACCATCCGTATCACGAATTTCTGCAATCAATCTTCTCCAGATGTTCAAATAACATTTTCAGCTCAGAGCATGTCCAGTATATCTTAGATTTTCTGTTGAATAACCAAAGTGGAAATAATCACTTGGAGGATTCTTCTGTGGATCTTCTTCTG GTTATTGTCAGAATTTTCCCTACAATGCTGAAAGGCTTGGAAATGCAGTTTCAAATGTTATTGGAACAGAAAAGTACTGTTAATGACAAGCTGATTGAGATTATAGCAAAGGCAGGAGCTCATGTTTCATTTAATATTAG TGATATTTATCCATTTCTTAAGAAAATGTGCTTGGATGGAACTCGCACACAGGCCAAATTTTCAGTCTCTGCAATAGCTGCCATAACTACTGAGCAATCAGTTTTCTTAAATTTATACGAG GCGTTGATTGATCCTTTGTATAGCCAGTGGAATGTCCCGACAGTTTTGCAGTCCCTGGGTTGTATTGCACAACACTCTGTTTTGACTTTTGAAACTAGAGGCGAAGAGATCACATCATATATAAGCCAAAAGATTATTcaa ATGGAGCACTTGGATGATGGTGATAGTGTGACATGCTTAGCTAATACTGCTCGATGTTGCGAATCTTGTCAATTAAAG ATTTATGGACTTAAAACCCTGGTAAAGAGTTATTTACCTTATCAAGCAGGCCATATCAAACGCAATATTAAGTTTTTGTTGGATATTTTGTCAACAATGCTATACAACAATTTTGATATGACTGATACAGGCTCATG CGAAAATGACATGTCTCGTATCAGATTAGCTGCAGCAAAGGCAGTTCTTCGGCTTTCTAGGAAGTGGGATTTGCATATTACTCCAGAAATTTTTCGCTGTACTATTTTGATTGGAAAG GACTCCTCGCCTTTTGTTAGGAGAACATTTCTTGCCAAAATCCACAAGTTGTTGAAGGAGCGTAAACTACCTATTAGATTCACGTGTGCATTTGCATTTGGAGTGACAGATGGCATTGAGGATGTCCGATATCAT AGCTATAAATATATTGCAGAATTTATTAAGGATTATGGTCTTGTCACTCGTAAACAACAAAGTTCTGCTGCGCATGGAGCAGTTGCACATCCTGCATACATGGTCGTCTATTTGATTCATGTCCTTGCTCAGAATAGTGACTTTCCACTGGAAGGTTGTCGGAATGAAAAATTATATGCTGACTTTTGTAG TCCGCTCTTCTTTGTCCTGCAGGCATTTACCAATGCCAGTATAGTTGATGGTGACCTGGATATTGTAAATGATGCTGTCTTGCATCTATTTAGTATTTTTCGGGCAATCAGAAAAGCTGAAGATGCCATTGATCCCCAGACCACTACT AAGCTGCACATTCTAGCTGAATTTGGGATGTTTGCTTTAAATGCAATTAATCGTGGTGCAATATCAGTATCACAAGCTCCTGGGCAGATTTTGCTTCCTTCCTCATTTTATAAA TTACAGGGCAATTCAAAATGTTCAGAGTCATTTTGCGAGGAAGGTTTTCTATGTAGTCTCTTTGCCACACTTAAACGTTGTACCCCTCAGGCATTTGCTCAGAAG CCACTTACTAAGCTTGGTCGCAAGGGGCAAGAGGCTTTCCCCAAGTCTAATACCAAAATTTCCAGGGTTCTAGATTTGACAGCTAGCAAAATGGACAATTTATCAGTGAGAGCAATAACAAATGCTAAATCTGTGAGGCAAGATTCACCCCCACGGAAAAGGAGTAAACATGTGCTTTCTTCTAATTGTGGATCAACTGGTTTGCATGAATCAATGGAGAAGCAAAACAAAATTGCAACCAAAAACTGTGAAAAGACTTCAGGGACAAACATGCTCTTGCCTTGTGATTCTATGAGCGGGAAGGGTTGTCAGCCAGAATTACATTTGGTATCCCGAAGATCTAAAAGAGCTGCTGCTTGTACATTAGAAATTGTTCCTGCAAGTTGCAAACATACTGTTCAACATTTCAAATGCCCTGAAACCCACCTCAAAGATTCCTGTGGCGTAAAG aAGCAAGATATACTGGCAGATGTTTCAAATAAAAAGAGTTTCTCCCAGTG CAGCATTGCAGTGGTGGTTGGATCAAAGAGAAAAGGACAGATTTAG